Proteins encoded together in one Marinobacter salsuginis window:
- the serS gene encoding serine--tRNA ligase, with protein MLDPKRVRTQTEEIARRLAIKNFEFDTATFEQLEERRRALQVSTETLQSEQNKRSKSIGKAKAAGEDIQPLLDEVEDLKKQRSEAEDELRALQEELNAFLAGIPNLPDEDVPAGDSEDDNVEIRTWGTPKAFDFEPKDHVALGEGLKGLDFETATRLAHSRFAVMRGPVARLHRALAQFMLDLHTREHGYLETYVPYLVNADSLYGTGQLPKFEEDLFKTESEHPLYLIPTAEVPATNLVSDSILDAAELPLQMVCHTPCFRSEAGSYGRDTRGMIRQHQFDKVELVQVVRPEDSDAALEALTGHAEKVLQLLELPYRVVALCGGDMGFSAAKTYDLEVWLPGQDKFREISSCSNTRDFQARRMHARWRNPETGKPEPLHTLNGSGLAVGRALIAVMENYQQADGSIVVPEVLRPYMGGVEKIQ; from the coding sequence ATGCTCGATCCCAAACGTGTCCGCACCCAGACAGAAGAGATCGCCCGTCGGCTGGCCATCAAGAATTTCGAATTTGATACCGCCACCTTCGAGCAGCTTGAGGAACGCCGTCGTGCACTCCAGGTAAGTACGGAAACCCTTCAGAGCGAGCAGAACAAGCGGTCCAAGTCGATCGGGAAGGCCAAAGCGGCCGGCGAGGATATCCAGCCGCTGCTGGACGAGGTGGAAGACCTTAAGAAGCAGAGGTCTGAAGCCGAAGACGAGCTCCGCGCCCTTCAGGAAGAGCTCAACGCGTTTCTGGCCGGTATCCCGAATCTTCCGGATGAAGATGTACCGGCGGGTGACAGTGAAGACGATAACGTAGAGATTCGCACCTGGGGCACCCCAAAGGCCTTCGATTTCGAGCCCAAAGACCACGTTGCCCTGGGCGAGGGGCTGAAAGGCCTGGATTTCGAGACCGCGACCCGGTTGGCCCATTCTCGCTTCGCCGTCATGCGAGGCCCCGTGGCAAGGCTTCATCGGGCCCTGGCCCAGTTCATGCTGGATCTGCATACCCGCGAGCATGGCTACCTGGAGACTTACGTACCTTACCTGGTGAACGCAGACAGCCTGTACGGAACCGGCCAGTTGCCCAAGTTTGAGGAAGACCTGTTCAAGACTGAGAGCGAGCATCCGCTGTACCTGATTCCCACTGCAGAAGTGCCTGCCACCAATCTGGTATCGGACTCCATCCTGGATGCCGCTGAGCTCCCGTTGCAGATGGTCTGCCACACTCCGTGCTTCCGCAGTGAAGCAGGCTCTTACGGCCGGGATACCCGCGGTATGATCCGTCAGCACCAGTTCGACAAGGTGGAGCTGGTACAGGTGGTTCGCCCGGAGGATTCAGATGCCGCGTTGGAAGCCCTGACTGGTCATGCGGAAAAGGTGCTTCAGTTGCTGGAGCTGCCTTACCGTGTGGTTGCGCTCTGCGGTGGCGACATGGGCTTTTCCGCGGCCAAGACCTACGACCTGGAGGTCTGGTTGCCAGGGCAGGACAAATTCCGTGAGATCTCCTCCTGTTCCAATACCCGGGATTTCCAGGCACGCCGCATGCATGCCCGTTGGCGTAACCCGGAAACCGGAAAGCCCGAGCCTCTCCACACCCTGAACGGATCGGGTCTTGCCGTTGGCCGTGCACTGATTGCGGTCATGGAGAACTACCAGCAGGCAGACGGCAGCATTGTGGTTCCGGAGGTTCTCAGGCCGTATATGGGAGGCGTTGAAAAAATCCAATGA
- a CDS encoding replication-associated recombination protein A → MQDSLFAESAGFRPLAARMRPATLDDYVGQAHLVGPGKPLRRAVEQGQLHSMILWGPPGVGKTTFAQLLANVSDLSFETVSAVLSGVKEIRAVVERARNRKQSQGRDTLLFVDEVHRFNKSQQDAFLPHIEDGTFIFVGATTENPSFELNSALLSRTRVYVLKNLEEEDILQLLRRALAADEGFAGRLLVDEDVLTLMAAASGGDARRALNILEVAADLAEPDGSGMDRVTADQLEQVMQTSLRRFDKGGDVFYDQISALHKSVRGSDPDGSLYWLCRMLDGGCDPLYVARRLVRIASEDIGNADPRALQLSMAAWDAQERLGTPEGELALAQAVTYLALAPKSNAVYSAFNQCMADIRKDPDYEVPVHLRNAPTKLMKSMGHGDTYRYAHDEPEAFAAGESYLPEAIHQRRYYEPVNRGLEIKLAEKRQRLDTRNAESPRKRYN, encoded by the coding sequence ATGCAGGATAGCCTGTTCGCGGAATCCGCCGGTTTCCGGCCTTTGGCCGCAAGAATGCGGCCTGCAACACTGGATGACTACGTGGGCCAGGCACACCTGGTCGGGCCCGGAAAACCTCTTCGACGTGCGGTGGAGCAGGGCCAGCTTCACTCCATGATTCTCTGGGGACCTCCCGGAGTCGGTAAGACTACTTTTGCCCAGCTTCTGGCGAACGTCAGCGATCTTAGCTTCGAGACGGTGTCTGCCGTTTTGAGCGGTGTGAAAGAGATTCGGGCTGTAGTAGAGCGGGCGCGCAATCGAAAACAGTCCCAGGGGCGGGACACGCTGCTGTTTGTCGATGAGGTGCATCGATTCAACAAGAGCCAGCAGGACGCGTTTCTCCCCCACATCGAGGACGGAACGTTCATCTTCGTGGGTGCGACCACCGAAAACCCTTCTTTCGAACTTAACAGCGCCCTGCTGTCCCGTACCCGGGTCTACGTGCTTAAGAACCTTGAAGAAGAGGACATTCTTCAATTGTTACGTCGTGCGCTGGCAGCCGACGAGGGCTTCGCAGGCCGCCTGCTGGTTGATGAGGACGTGCTGACCCTGATGGCGGCAGCATCCGGCGGCGATGCCCGTCGCGCCCTTAATATTCTGGAGGTGGCGGCGGATCTGGCCGAGCCGGACGGCTCCGGAATGGACCGGGTAACGGCTGATCAGCTCGAACAGGTAATGCAGACAAGCCTGCGTCGGTTCGACAAGGGCGGAGATGTGTTTTACGACCAGATCTCTGCACTGCATAAATCCGTTCGCGGTTCCGATCCGGACGGTTCGCTGTACTGGCTGTGCCGGATGCTCGATGGCGGCTGTGATCCGCTCTATGTTGCACGGCGTCTGGTGCGCATTGCCAGCGAAGACATTGGTAACGCTGACCCTCGTGCCCTGCAGCTTAGCATGGCCGCCTGGGATGCCCAGGAGCGGCTGGGGACACCGGAAGGGGAACTGGCCCTGGCGCAGGCGGTGACCTATCTGGCGCTGGCTCCCAAAAGTAATGCGGTTTATAGCGCCTTTAATCAGTGTATGGCGGATATCCGCAAAGACCCGGACTATGAGGTGCCAGTTCACCTCCGCAATGCCCCGACCAAACTGATGAAAAGCATGGGCCACGGCGATACCTACAGGTACGCCCATGATGAGCCCGAGGCCTTCGCCGCCGGCGAGTCCTACCTGCCCGAGGCCATTCATCAGCGCCGCTACTACGAGCCTGTCAATCGAGGGCTCGAGATAAAACTGGCTGAAAAGCGCCAGCGTCTGGATACCCGAAACGCCGAAAGCCCCCGAAAACGCTACAACTGA
- the lolA gene encoding outer membrane lipoprotein chaperone LolA: protein MAQSFLKYLLVMVATVFFFSPATASEGQEGADELASLLKSYETYQADFIQIVVNENGNKVQETRGSLKAKRPGLFYWETSAPLSQFIVSDGETVEVYDPDLEQVTIHKLDDRVQSTPALLLSGEVDNLEETYKVSGRQIGDNTREFTLEPRSPDSLFTSLRLTFFKGELQEMRMQDSLAQLSVLSFDRIRLNEPVEAGAFTLDYPEGVDIIRDGA, encoded by the coding sequence ATGGCACAGTCTTTTCTGAAATACCTGTTAGTAATGGTAGCGACGGTGTTTTTCTTCAGCCCTGCGACGGCCAGTGAGGGCCAAGAGGGAGCCGACGAGCTGGCTTCGTTACTGAAGAGCTATGAAACCTATCAGGCGGATTTCATTCAGATTGTTGTCAACGAGAATGGCAACAAGGTCCAGGAAACCCGTGGTTCGTTGAAAGCAAAACGCCCGGGACTGTTTTACTGGGAAACCAGCGCGCCCCTCTCGCAGTTTATTGTGAGCGATGGCGAAACCGTGGAGGTCTACGATCCTGATCTGGAGCAGGTTACGATTCATAAGCTCGATGACAGGGTGCAATCTACTCCGGCACTGCTGCTCAGCGGTGAAGTGGATAACCTGGAGGAAACCTACAAGGTCTCAGGGCGCCAGATCGGTGACAACACGCGCGAATTCACCCTGGAGCCAAGGAGTCCTGATTCCCTTTTCACGTCACTCCGGTTGACCTTCTTCAAGGGTGAGCTTCAGGAGATGCGCATGCAGGATTCCCTTGCCCAGTTGAGTGTTCTGAGTTTTGACCGGATCAGGCTCAATGAACCGGTGGAAGCCGGTGCCTTCACCCTCGACTACCCGGAGGGTGTGGATATTATCCGGGACGGGGCCTGA
- a CDS encoding DNA translocase FtsK: MAESAKAKKAPQELTEKQLRFRRLAAQGAREGAVIALIALCIYLSMALVTFSPSDPGWASIGHDTSVQNYAGRTGAWLASLFMDFFGHVAYLFPVMIAGYALMLIRRRNDSLDLHWPLFMMRFGGFLLILLSATSLLSLYSVFGLGASSGGVLGTAVADAMVRFFNLPATTLLLIAIFLFALTVTTGLSWFWLMDQVGGLTLRTGLAISSLFKGKPKPEKPKQSEKPEAKVEPRAEPPVVKDRVPAVDSALKSPDPDKPRWWHRIPGFGPKKPKAPKAASKPETARKEPGLDGFSAEVESEPARLESFSSRDDAPVAKDKPAKPDESSQPTGRSVKISPFKKDEQPSQSKDKGSKQPSLLEDIESPIPPISLLDPPEEHKEKGYSEESLEHMSRLLEEKLGDFGVSVEVVEVNPGPVITRFEIKPAPGVKVSKISNLAKDLARSLAVLSVRVVEVIPGKSVVGIEIPNEEREMVRLSEVLGARVFQESSSPLTLALGNDIGGNPMVANLAKMPHLLVAGTTGSGKSVGVNAMLLSMLLKAGPEDVRFIMVDPKMLELSIYDGIPHLLAPVVTDMKEAANALRWCVAEMERRYKSMASLGVRNLAGYNRKIKDAVAAGEPLLDPFWKPDEYLANDEQERPELDTLPFIVVVIDEFADMMMIVGKKVEELIARIAQKARAAGIHLILATQRPSVDVITGLIKANIPTRMSFQVSSKIDSRTVLDQGGAEQLLGHGDMLYLPPGSGLPVRVHGAFVDDDEVHRVVSAWKARGEPVYVDDVLNGAEGESLPGVPNLSEGGGDSEGDALYDEAVAFVTEGRRVSISSVQRKFKIGYNRAANLVDAMEASGVVSAAGHNGAREVLAPPPPRD, translated from the coding sequence ATGGCCGAATCTGCAAAAGCGAAGAAAGCACCACAGGAACTGACAGAGAAGCAGCTGCGCTTTCGCCGCCTGGCTGCCCAGGGCGCCCGGGAAGGCGCCGTTATTGCTCTGATAGCGCTCTGTATTTATCTTTCCATGGCGCTGGTGACCTTCAGTCCCTCAGATCCCGGCTGGGCCAGCATTGGTCATGACACCAGCGTCCAGAACTATGCCGGACGTACCGGCGCCTGGCTCGCCAGCCTTTTCATGGATTTCTTCGGCCACGTCGCCTATCTGTTTCCGGTGATGATCGCCGGCTACGCGCTGATGCTTATCCGGCGGCGCAACGATTCCCTGGACTTGCACTGGCCGCTGTTCATGATGCGGTTCGGTGGCTTCCTGTTGATCCTTCTTTCGGCAACCAGCCTGTTGTCGCTCTATTCCGTATTTGGTCTCGGGGCTTCCTCGGGCGGCGTGCTTGGTACGGCTGTGGCTGATGCCATGGTTCGGTTTTTCAACCTGCCGGCGACTACGCTTTTGCTGATCGCCATCTTTCTGTTCGCACTGACCGTTACAACCGGTTTGTCGTGGTTCTGGCTGATGGATCAAGTCGGTGGTCTGACCCTTCGGACAGGGCTGGCGATCAGCAGTCTGTTCAAGGGCAAGCCGAAGCCGGAAAAACCGAAACAATCGGAAAAACCAGAGGCCAAGGTCGAGCCAAGAGCAGAGCCCCCAGTGGTCAAGGATCGTGTGCCAGCTGTCGATAGCGCATTGAAAAGCCCGGATCCCGACAAGCCTCGCTGGTGGCACCGGATCCCCGGCTTCGGTCCGAAGAAGCCCAAGGCCCCGAAGGCTGCTTCAAAGCCCGAAACCGCTCGAAAGGAACCGGGCCTGGATGGTTTCTCGGCCGAAGTTGAGTCAGAGCCGGCTCGGCTTGAAAGTTTCAGCTCGCGGGATGACGCGCCTGTGGCTAAAGATAAGCCTGCCAAACCTGACGAATCCTCTCAGCCTACGGGGCGTTCGGTGAAGATCTCGCCCTTCAAGAAGGACGAACAGCCTTCCCAGTCGAAAGACAAGGGCAGCAAGCAGCCTTCGCTGCTGGAAGACATAGAAAGCCCGATCCCGCCGATTTCCCTGCTGGACCCGCCGGAGGAGCATAAGGAAAAAGGCTACTCGGAAGAATCGCTGGAGCACATGTCCCGATTGCTGGAAGAAAAGCTCGGTGATTTCGGGGTATCGGTGGAAGTGGTCGAGGTCAATCCGGGCCCGGTCATCACCCGGTTCGAGATCAAGCCGGCCCCGGGCGTGAAGGTCAGCAAGATTTCCAACCTCGCCAAAGATCTGGCCCGTTCCCTGGCGGTACTGAGTGTTCGGGTTGTCGAGGTGATTCCCGGCAAGTCTGTTGTTGGTATTGAGATTCCGAATGAAGAACGGGAAATGGTCCGCCTGAGCGAGGTGCTTGGTGCCCGGGTGTTCCAGGAATCCAGTTCCCCTCTGACCCTGGCGCTGGGTAATGACATCGGTGGTAACCCGATGGTGGCCAACCTTGCCAAAATGCCGCACCTCCTCGTGGCGGGTACCACCGGTTCCGGTAAGTCCGTTGGCGTCAATGCCATGCTGCTCAGCATGCTGCTGAAGGCGGGGCCGGAAGATGTCCGTTTCATCATGGTGGATCCGAAGATGCTCGAATTGAGCATCTACGATGGCATTCCACATTTGCTGGCGCCGGTGGTCACCGACATGAAAGAGGCGGCCAACGCCCTGCGCTGGTGTGTGGCTGAAATGGAGCGCCGGTACAAGTCAATGGCCAGCCTCGGTGTCCGGAATCTGGCCGGTTACAACCGGAAGATCAAAGACGCCGTGGCCGCCGGTGAACCGCTTCTGGATCCTTTCTGGAAGCCGGACGAGTATCTCGCCAATGATGAACAGGAACGTCCCGAGCTGGACACCCTGCCATTCATCGTGGTCGTGATCGACGAGTTTGCCGACATGATGATGATCGTTGGCAAAAAGGTTGAAGAGCTGATTGCCCGCATTGCACAGAAGGCAAGGGCGGCAGGTATTCACCTGATCCTCGCTACCCAGAGGCCATCGGTTGATGTGATAACCGGCCTGATCAAGGCCAACATTCCCACCCGAATGTCTTTCCAGGTGTCGTCCAAGATTGATTCGCGGACGGTACTGGATCAGGGTGGCGCTGAGCAGCTACTGGGGCATGGCGACATGCTCTATCTGCCACCGGGGTCGGGCCTGCCGGTTCGGGTGCATGGAGCCTTTGTGGACGACGATGAGGTTCACCGCGTTGTCAGTGCCTGGAAAGCACGTGGCGAACCGGTCTACGTGGACGATGTCCTCAACGGAGCTGAAGGCGAGAGTCTGCCCGGGGTACCCAACCTGTCAGAAGGCGGTGGAGATAGCGAAGGCGATGCGCTCTACGACGAGGCGGTTGCGTTTGTGACTGAAGGGCGCCGCGTTTCAATTTCCTCGGTGCAGCGAAAATTCAAGATCGGGTACAACCGGGCGGCAAACCTGGTTGATGCCATGGAAGCATCCGGCGTGGTAAGCGCCGCAGGCCATAACGGCGCCCGTGAAGTTCTGGCGCCGCCGCCACCCAGAGATTAG
- a CDS encoding O-succinylhomoserine sulfhydrylase, whose amino-acid sequence MTFRREETVWIPESDLDGMSVDTLAVRAGQIRTGQLEHSDAIFPTSSFVYGSAAQAAARFGGDEPGNIYSRFTNPTVQAFEGRIAAMEGGERAVATASGMAAILSTCMALLQSGDHVICSRGVFGTTNVLFQKYMARFGVQTTFVSLTDMEEWRASVRPETRMLFIETPSNPLCEVADMAALGQLARDNDALFVVDNCFCTPVLQRPLEQGADIVIHSATKYLDGQGRCVGGVVVGSEKMMEEIYGFLRSAGPTMSPFNAWVFQKGLETLPIRMRAHCDNALELALWLEQQPAVERVFYAGLQSHPQHELAKKQQTGFGGVLSFQLKGAREEAWAFIDGTRMISITANLGDVKTTITHPATTTHGRLSPEDKARAGITENLIRISVGIEAVEDLKTDLERGFQALRNASTDNV is encoded by the coding sequence ATGACCTTTCGCCGTGAAGAGACTGTCTGGATTCCCGAGTCGGACCTTGATGGTATGTCGGTGGACACACTGGCAGTGAGGGCAGGGCAGATCCGCACCGGGCAGCTCGAGCACAGCGATGCCATTTTCCCTACGTCCAGCTTCGTCTATGGCAGTGCCGCGCAGGCAGCGGCGCGATTTGGCGGTGATGAGCCGGGCAACATCTATTCCCGATTTACCAATCCGACGGTCCAGGCTTTCGAAGGCCGGATTGCCGCCATGGAAGGTGGAGAGCGGGCAGTTGCTACCGCCTCCGGTATGGCCGCGATCCTGAGCACCTGCATGGCGCTGCTGCAGAGCGGCGACCATGTAATCTGCTCCCGGGGTGTATTCGGCACCACCAACGTGCTGTTCCAGAAATACATGGCCCGTTTCGGAGTCCAAACCACGTTTGTCAGTCTGACGGATATGGAAGAGTGGCGGGCGTCGGTGCGCCCCGAAACCCGGATGCTGTTCATTGAAACGCCATCCAATCCCCTGTGCGAAGTTGCAGATATGGCGGCCCTTGGGCAGCTGGCCCGGGATAATGATGCGCTTTTCGTGGTGGACAACTGTTTCTGTACGCCTGTGCTTCAACGTCCGCTGGAGCAGGGCGCGGATATCGTGATCCACTCGGCCACCAAATACCTCGATGGCCAGGGCCGCTGTGTCGGCGGTGTTGTGGTCGGGTCCGAGAAGATGATGGAAGAGATCTATGGCTTCCTGCGGTCTGCTGGTCCCACCATGAGTCCCTTTAACGCCTGGGTGTTCCAGAAGGGTCTGGAAACCTTACCAATTCGTATGCGCGCCCACTGTGACAATGCGTTAGAGTTGGCGCTGTGGCTGGAGCAACAACCGGCGGTTGAACGTGTGTTCTACGCCGGTCTGCAGAGCCATCCCCAACATGAGCTGGCGAAGAAGCAGCAAACCGGGTTTGGCGGCGTGCTGTCCTTCCAGCTCAAGGGCGCGAGGGAAGAGGCCTGGGCCTTCATTGATGGCACCCGAATGATTTCCATCACAGCAAACCTGGGTGACGTCAAGACCACGATCACGCACCCGGCTACGACCACTCACGGGCGCTTATCGCCGGAGGACAAGGCGCGGGCCGGGATTACGGAAAACCTGATCCGGATTTCCGTGGGCATCGAAGCTGTCGAAGACCTGAAAACCGATCTGGAGAGGGGCTTCCAGGCGCTTCGAAACGCAAGCACCGATAACGTCTGA
- the purF gene encoding amidophosphoribosyltransferase produces MCGIVGIVSTSNVNQSLYDALTVLQHRGQDAAGIVTFQDDRFFLRKDNGLVRDVFHTRHMRRLVGNVGIGHVRYPTAGSSSSAEAQPFYVNSPYGITLAHNGNLTNADDLSKDLFRTDLRHINTNSDSEVLLNVFAHELQKLGKLDPTKDEIFSAVRAVHKRCRGAYAVIAMITGYGIVGFRDPNGIRPACYGERTSEDGRKEYMIASESVALNAAGYTLVRDIAPGEAVYIETDGTLYTQQCAEQPHLYPCIFEHVYFARPDSIIDKVSVYKARLRMGETLAEKVLRETPDHDIDVVMPIPDTSRTSAMQMAHRLGVKFREGFIKNRYIGRTFIMPGQKMRKKSVRQKLNPIDLEFRGKNVMLVDDSIVRGTTCKEIVQMARDAGARKVYFASAAPPVRYPNVYGIDMPSASELIAHDRTVEEIRELIGADWLLYQDLEDLVTCVSDVNDDIEGWECSVFTGNYVTGDVDAAYLNRLEELRNDDKRFKSAGATSGDNGIIDLYNDED; encoded by the coding sequence ATGTGTGGCATTGTCGGCATCGTCAGTACTTCCAACGTCAATCAGTCGCTCTATGATGCGCTGACTGTACTTCAGCACCGGGGCCAGGACGCGGCGGGCATTGTGACATTTCAGGATGATCGGTTTTTCCTGCGCAAGGATAATGGCCTAGTGCGGGATGTATTCCATACCCGGCACATGCGCCGGCTGGTGGGTAACGTGGGCATCGGCCACGTACGCTATCCGACAGCGGGCAGTTCCAGTTCCGCCGAAGCCCAGCCGTTTTACGTAAACAGTCCCTACGGCATTACCCTGGCCCACAACGGCAACCTGACTAACGCGGATGATCTGAGCAAGGACCTGTTCCGGACCGATCTGCGTCACATCAACACCAACTCCGATTCGGAAGTTCTGCTGAATGTGTTTGCCCACGAGCTGCAGAAACTTGGCAAGCTCGACCCGACCAAGGACGAGATTTTCTCCGCAGTGAGAGCCGTTCACAAACGCTGCCGGGGTGCCTACGCCGTGATTGCCATGATCACCGGTTACGGCATTGTGGGCTTCCGTGATCCGAACGGCATACGTCCGGCCTGTTACGGCGAGCGCACGTCCGAAGATGGCCGCAAGGAATACATGATTGCCTCGGAAAGCGTTGCCCTTAATGCGGCAGGCTACACTCTGGTGCGGGACATTGCGCCCGGTGAGGCCGTCTACATTGAAACCGACGGCACGCTATATACCCAGCAATGCGCCGAGCAGCCCCATCTGTACCCGTGTATTTTCGAACACGTGTATTTTGCCCGTCCGGACTCCATTATCGACAAGGTGTCGGTTTACAAAGCCCGTCTGCGCATGGGCGAGACCCTGGCCGAGAAGGTGCTCCGCGAGACGCCGGACCACGACATCGACGTGGTGATGCCCATTCCTGACACCAGCCGCACGTCAGCCATGCAGATGGCCCACCGTCTGGGCGTGAAATTCCGGGAAGGCTTCATCAAGAATCGCTATATCGGGCGGACGTTTATCATGCCCGGTCAGAAAATGCGTAAGAAATCAGTACGCCAGAAGCTGAACCCGATCGATCTGGAATTCCGTGGCAAGAATGTCATGCTTGTGGACGATTCCATCGTGCGTGGCACCACCTGCAAGGAAATCGTGCAGATGGCCCGGGATGCCGGTGCTCGCAAGGTCTATTTTGCCTCTGCGGCACCCCCCGTTCGCTACCCGAACGTTTACGGGATCGATATGCCTTCGGCCAGTGAACTGATCGCCCACGACCGCACCGTTGAAGAAATCCGTGAACTGATCGGGGCCGACTGGTTGCTCTATCAGGATCTGGAGGATCTGGTAACCTGTGTCAGTGATGTCAATGACGACATCGAAGGCTGGGAATGTTCCGTGTTTACCGGCAACTACGTAACCGGCGATGTTGATGCAGCGTATCTGAACCGTCTGGAAGAACTGCGTAACGATGACAAGCGTTTCAAGAGCGCCGGCGCCACATCTGGCGATAACGGTATTATCGATCTTTACAATGACGAAGACTGA
- a CDS encoding CvpA family protein: MEALIWIDWVIIALITVSTLISLKRGFVREALSLVTWVGAFILARTFHPQMQSLLESTVETPLVRLIAAFAILFFGTLIVGAIINNMIGHLIRATGLSATDRVLGMGFGLLRGVVVVIVAIAFTRYTPLAQDTWWRTSIIIDRLAVVEDWSRRTLGDEFARFLGPAPENALEPEPVTEQEGVEPASASR; encoded by the coding sequence ATGGAAGCGCTGATCTGGATTGACTGGGTCATTATCGCCCTCATTACAGTTTCCACTCTCATCAGTCTGAAACGGGGCTTTGTTCGGGAAGCGCTGTCGCTGGTGACTTGGGTGGGCGCGTTTATCCTGGCCAGAACCTTCCATCCCCAGATGCAGTCTCTGCTGGAAAGTACGGTTGAAACGCCACTTGTCCGGCTGATTGCTGCCTTTGCCATACTCTTTTTTGGAACCCTTATTGTTGGCGCCATCATCAATAACATGATTGGCCATCTGATCAGGGCCACTGGGCTGTCGGCCACTGACCGGGTACTCGGTATGGGATTTGGACTTCTGCGCGGTGTGGTGGTGGTGATTGTGGCCATTGCGTTTACCCGGTATACGCCGCTGGCACAGGACACCTGGTGGCGAACCTCAATTATCATTGATCGCCTGGCCGTGGTGGAAGATTGGTCCAGACGGACCCTGGGCGATGAATTTGCACGCTTTCTGGGGCCTGCACCGGAAAACGCGCTGGAACCGGAACCCGTTACAGAGCAGGAAGGCGTGGAACCTGCGTCCGCGTCCCGCTAA
- a CDS encoding SPOR domain-containing protein, whose protein sequence is MDGLKQRIIGALVLVSLAVIFVPMLFDEPHSERTSTTIKIPEEPPFPEVEAPESGVEPPPSYGLETSEGGVTIPAVEEESADSPGYRILEESPGEETAFGDAPASESPQSQASTSQEPSSASAETDNQASESSVTETAEYERSLEGAWVVQLGSFGNSDNARRLRDQVREKGYGSHLQEVVRGETTLTRVFSGPFASKSEAESAKRALDDAFGLNSLVTSGEK, encoded by the coding sequence GTGGATGGACTGAAACAGAGAATAATCGGGGCGCTGGTCCTTGTTTCCCTGGCGGTTATCTTTGTTCCCATGCTCTTCGATGAGCCTCATTCCGAGCGCACTTCCACCACCATAAAGATTCCAGAGGAACCGCCATTTCCCGAGGTTGAAGCACCGGAATCCGGGGTGGAACCCCCACCATCTTACGGCCTTGAAACCAGTGAAGGCGGTGTAACGATACCGGCTGTCGAGGAAGAAAGCGCCGATTCGCCGGGGTATCGGATCCTTGAGGAATCCCCGGGCGAGGAGACAGCCTTCGGGGATGCACCAGCGTCCGAAAGCCCGCAGTCCCAAGCCAGCACGTCTCAGGAACCGTCCAGCGCTTCCGCCGAGACTGACAATCAAGCCTCGGAGAGCTCTGTCACGGAAACCGCTGAGTACGAACGATCCCTGGAAGGCGCCTGGGTGGTTCAATTGGGAAGCTTCGGCAATTCCGATAACGCCCGCCGGCTCAGAGACCAGGTGCGAGAAAAAGGCTATGGCTCCCACCTGCAGGAAGTTGTTCGGGGCGAGACCACGTTAACCCGGGTATTCAGTGGTCCCTTCGCATCCAAATCCGAAGCTGAATCTGCCAAGAGGGCTCTGGACGATGCCTTTGGGCTCAATAGCCTGGTTACCTCCGGCGAAAAATAA